In a genomic window of Lycium ferocissimum isolate CSIRO_LF1 chromosome 9, AGI_CSIRO_Lferr_CH_V1, whole genome shotgun sequence:
- the LOC132029731 gene encoding lactoylglutathione lyase GLX1-like isoform X1, whose protein sequence is MALQIFSPKIQQPLKSIFPSSTNNGCSVFVPCAYNASRRLALFQLTTAITQSQLFNGKAPESLNAEGKVIESGTIAELAQSNIALSDENASEWIKQDKRRMLHVVYRVGDLDKTIKFYAECLGMKLLRRRDIPEDGYSNAFLGYGPEESNFAVELTYNYGVEKYDIGTGFGHFGIAVEDVAKMVDLVKAKGGKVLREPGPIKDGGPIIALVEDPDGYNFEFLERSPTLEPFRHVMLRVGDLDQSINFYKKAFGMDLIRKRDNPDNKNTIAIMGYGPEDQNAVLELTYIYGVKSYDKGNGYGQIAVGTDDVYKTAETIRLYGGEIVLEPGPLPGINTKIMACVDPDGWKTVFVDNADFMKELE, encoded by the exons ATGGCTCTACAAATATTTTCCCCTAAAATTCAACAGCCATTGAagtccatttttccttcttctacTAATAATGGGTGCAGTGTATTTGTGCCTTGTGCCTACAATGCATCTCGCAGGCTTGCTTTATTTCAACTCACTACAG CCATCACTCAGTCACAGTTATTCAATGGAAAAGCACCTGAATCTCTTAATGCTGAAGGGAAAGTGATCGAAAGTGGAACGATTGCTGAACTGGCGCAGTCAAATATTGCCCTAAGTGATGAAAATGCATCAGAGTGGATCAAGCAAGACAAAAGAAGAATGCTTCATGTCGTTTACCGTGTTGGGGATTTGGACAAGACGATAAA GTTTTACGCAGAATGCTTGGGAATGAAGCTGTTAAGGAGGCGAGATATACCAGAGGATGGTTATTCAAATGCTTTTCTTGGTTATGGACCTGAAGAATCAAATTTCGCCGTTGAACTTACTTACA ACTATGGAGTTGAAAAGTATGACATTGGAACTGGTTTTGGTCATTTTGGAATTGCAGTTGAGGAT GTTGCTAAGATGGTAGACCTAGTAAAAGCAAAGGGAGGGAAGGTCCTCCGGGAACCTGGTCCAATCAAAGATGGAGGACCTATAATTGCCCTCGTGGAAGATCCTGACGGCTACAACTTTGAGTTTCTAGAGAGAAGTCCTACTCTTGAGCCTTTCCGTCACGTAATGCTCCGTGTAGGAGATCTTGACCAGTCCATTAATTTCTATAAGAAG GCATTTGGCATGGATCTTATTCGTAAAAGAGATAATCCGGACAACAAA AACACAATAGCCATCATGGGTTATGGACCTGAAGACCAAAATGCAGTTCTGGAATTAACATATATTTACGGTGTCAAAAGCTATGATAAAGGAAATGGTTATGGTCAG ATCGCAGTAGGAACAGATGATGTCTACAAGACTGCAGAAACTATAAGACTTTATGGAGGGGAAATTGTACTTGAACCTGGACCCTTGCCGGGTATCAACACCAAGATCATGGCATGCGTTGATCCTGATGGTTGGAAGACA GTTTTTGTTGATAATGCTGACTTTATGAAGGAATTAGAGTGA
- the LOC132029730 gene encoding VAN3-binding protein-like isoform X1 — METASSCGVKCKSNRLEGINEDSAANWLPVSCPPPETPTESMEFLARSWSLSAKELSKALSHTKQTSHPDEKMSFPSLQAQHGKTSIIEEPQEQTLPNSDSPPVSPRGSDDTKELFLLHQALNPDFLSNHHLLKAGLYRTVMRGKTMGRWLKDQKEKKKQELRTHSAQVHAAVSVAGVAAAVAALATSSVTFPEKSTAQHKTSSKISTAIASAAALVASHCIEIAEDMGAEQDQILSVINSAINARTSGDIMTLTAGAATALRGAATLRARLQKGNGAAAVALADERVEGSKESTVTAALSFVAKGGELLKRTRKGDLHWKQVSFNISPDWQVIAKMKSKYMAGTFTKKKKCMVSAVYCDIPAWPGRDEEQDEQKCYFGIQTAERMIEFECRNKGEKQMWVDGIQQMLCCRMTVT, encoded by the exons ATGGAAACGGCGAGCTCTTGCGGTGTTAAATGCAAGTCAAACAGGTTGGAAGGGATCAATGAAGATAGTGCAGCAAATTGGCTACCAGTGTCATGCCCTCCACCAGAAACTCCTACCGAATCTATGGAGTTCCTTGCAAGATCATGGAGTCTGTCAGCTAAGGAACTCTCCAAAGCTCTTTCTCACACAAAACAAACAAGTCATCCAGACGAGAAGATGTCATTCCCTTCGTTACAAGCACAACATGGAAAGACCTCAATTATTGAGGAACCT CAAGAACAAACACTACCTAACTCTGATAGCCCTCCAGTTTCTCCGAGGGGAAGTGATGATACAAAG GAATTGTTTTTACTACATCAGGCGCTCAATCCAGATTTCCTCTCCAATCATCATTTGTTGAAAGCTGGG CTCTACAGGACCGTAATGCGTGGTAAGACAATGGGTAGATGGCTGAaagatcaaaaagaaaagaaaaaacaagagcTTAGAACTCACAGTGCCCAAGTGCATGCAGCAGTTTCAGTAGCAGGGGTTGCAGCTGCAGTGGCCGCTCTTGCAACCTCATCAGTAACTTTTCCAGAGAAATCCACAGCCCAACACAAGACATCTTCAAAGATTTCAACGGCAATTGCATCTGCAGCAGCTTTAGTTGCATCCCACTGTATTGAAATTGCAGAGGACATGGGTGCTGAACAGGACCAAATCTTATCAGTCATAAATTCAGCTATCAATGCAAGAACTAGTGGAGACATCATGACTCTAACTGCTGGAGCTGCTACAG CATTGAGAGGCGCTGCCACTCTAAGGGCGAGGCTACAGAAAGGAAATGGAGCTGCAGCTGTTGCACTAGCTGATGAGCGTGTCGAAGGTAGCAAAGAATCAACTGTTACAGCAGCTCTTAGTTTTGTTGCCAAAGGGGGAGAACTGCTCAAACGTACAAGAAAAG GAGATCTCCACTGGAAACAAGTCTCTTTCAATATAAGCCCTGATTGGCAG GTGATAGCTAAAATGAAAAGCAAGTACATGGCAGGAACAttcacaaagaaaaagaaat GTATGGTCTCTGCAGTCTATTGTGACATACCAGCATGGCCTGGACGAGATGAGGAACAAGACGAGCAGAAGTGCTACTTCGGGATACAAACTGCTGAGAGGATGATTGAATTTGAATGCAGAAACAAAGGGGAGAAACAAATGTGGGTGGATGGGATTCAACAAATGTTGTGCTGCCGCATGACCGTGACATGA
- the LOC132029731 gene encoding probable lactoylglutathione lyase, chloroplastic isoform X3 codes for MALQIFSPKIQQPLKSIFPSSTNNGCSVFVPCAYNASRRLALFQLTTAITQSQLFNGKAPESLNAEGKVIESGTIAELAQSNIALSDENASEWIKQDKRRMLHVVYRVGDLDKTIKFYAECLGMKLLRRRDIPEDGYSNAFLGYGPEESNFAVELTYNYGVEKYDIGTGFGHFGIAVEDVAKMVDLVKAKGGKVLREPGPIKDGGPIIALVEDPDGYNFEFLERSPTLEPFRHVMLRVGDLDQSINFYKKAFGMDLIRKRDNPDNKNTIAIMGYGPEDQNAVLELTYIYGVKSYDKGNGYGQTSENSIDISL; via the exons ATGGCTCTACAAATATTTTCCCCTAAAATTCAACAGCCATTGAagtccatttttccttcttctacTAATAATGGGTGCAGTGTATTTGTGCCTTGTGCCTACAATGCATCTCGCAGGCTTGCTTTATTTCAACTCACTACAG CCATCACTCAGTCACAGTTATTCAATGGAAAAGCACCTGAATCTCTTAATGCTGAAGGGAAAGTGATCGAAAGTGGAACGATTGCTGAACTGGCGCAGTCAAATATTGCCCTAAGTGATGAAAATGCATCAGAGTGGATCAAGCAAGACAAAAGAAGAATGCTTCATGTCGTTTACCGTGTTGGGGATTTGGACAAGACGATAAA GTTTTACGCAGAATGCTTGGGAATGAAGCTGTTAAGGAGGCGAGATATACCAGAGGATGGTTATTCAAATGCTTTTCTTGGTTATGGACCTGAAGAATCAAATTTCGCCGTTGAACTTACTTACA ACTATGGAGTTGAAAAGTATGACATTGGAACTGGTTTTGGTCATTTTGGAATTGCAGTTGAGGAT GTTGCTAAGATGGTAGACCTAGTAAAAGCAAAGGGAGGGAAGGTCCTCCGGGAACCTGGTCCAATCAAAGATGGAGGACCTATAATTGCCCTCGTGGAAGATCCTGACGGCTACAACTTTGAGTTTCTAGAGAGAAGTCCTACTCTTGAGCCTTTCCGTCACGTAATGCTCCGTGTAGGAGATCTTGACCAGTCCATTAATTTCTATAAGAAG GCATTTGGCATGGATCTTATTCGTAAAAGAGATAATCCGGACAACAAA AACACAATAGCCATCATGGGTTATGGACCTGAAGACCAAAATGCAGTTCTGGAATTAACATATATTTACGGTGTCAAAAGCTATGATAAAGGAAATGGTTATGGTCAG ACTTCGGAAAATTCTATAGATATCAGCTTGTAA
- the LOC132029730 gene encoding VAN3-binding protein-like isoform X2 translates to METASSCGVKCKSNRLEGINEDSAANWLPVSCPPPETPTESMEFLARSWSLSAKELSKALSHTKQTSHPDEKMSFPSLQAQHGKTSIIEEPELFLLHQALNPDFLSNHHLLKAGLYRTVMRGKTMGRWLKDQKEKKKQELRTHSAQVHAAVSVAGVAAAVAALATSSVTFPEKSTAQHKTSSKISTAIASAAALVASHCIEIAEDMGAEQDQILSVINSAINARTSGDIMTLTAGAATALRGAATLRARLQKGNGAAAVALADERVEGSKESTVTAALSFVAKGGELLKRTRKGDLHWKQVSFNISPDWQVIAKMKSKYMAGTFTKKKKCMVSAVYCDIPAWPGRDEEQDEQKCYFGIQTAERMIEFECRNKGEKQMWVDGIQQMLCCRMTVT, encoded by the exons ATGGAAACGGCGAGCTCTTGCGGTGTTAAATGCAAGTCAAACAGGTTGGAAGGGATCAATGAAGATAGTGCAGCAAATTGGCTACCAGTGTCATGCCCTCCACCAGAAACTCCTACCGAATCTATGGAGTTCCTTGCAAGATCATGGAGTCTGTCAGCTAAGGAACTCTCCAAAGCTCTTTCTCACACAAAACAAACAAGTCATCCAGACGAGAAGATGTCATTCCCTTCGTTACAAGCACAACATGGAAAGACCTCAATTATTGAGGAACCT GAATTGTTTTTACTACATCAGGCGCTCAATCCAGATTTCCTCTCCAATCATCATTTGTTGAAAGCTGGG CTCTACAGGACCGTAATGCGTGGTAAGACAATGGGTAGATGGCTGAaagatcaaaaagaaaagaaaaaacaagagcTTAGAACTCACAGTGCCCAAGTGCATGCAGCAGTTTCAGTAGCAGGGGTTGCAGCTGCAGTGGCCGCTCTTGCAACCTCATCAGTAACTTTTCCAGAGAAATCCACAGCCCAACACAAGACATCTTCAAAGATTTCAACGGCAATTGCATCTGCAGCAGCTTTAGTTGCATCCCACTGTATTGAAATTGCAGAGGACATGGGTGCTGAACAGGACCAAATCTTATCAGTCATAAATTCAGCTATCAATGCAAGAACTAGTGGAGACATCATGACTCTAACTGCTGGAGCTGCTACAG CATTGAGAGGCGCTGCCACTCTAAGGGCGAGGCTACAGAAAGGAAATGGAGCTGCAGCTGTTGCACTAGCTGATGAGCGTGTCGAAGGTAGCAAAGAATCAACTGTTACAGCAGCTCTTAGTTTTGTTGCCAAAGGGGGAGAACTGCTCAAACGTACAAGAAAAG GAGATCTCCACTGGAAACAAGTCTCTTTCAATATAAGCCCTGATTGGCAG GTGATAGCTAAAATGAAAAGCAAGTACATGGCAGGAACAttcacaaagaaaaagaaat GTATGGTCTCTGCAGTCTATTGTGACATACCAGCATGGCCTGGACGAGATGAGGAACAAGACGAGCAGAAGTGCTACTTCGGGATACAAACTGCTGAGAGGATGATTGAATTTGAATGCAGAAACAAAGGGGAGAAACAAATGTGGGTGGATGGGATTCAACAAATGTTGTGCTGCCGCATGACCGTGACATGA
- the LOC132029731 gene encoding putative lactoylglutathione lyase isoform X2: MALQIFSPKIQQPLKSIFPSSTNNGCSVFVPCAYNASRRLALFQLTTAITQSQLFNGKAPESLNAEGKVIESGTIAELAQSNIALSDENASEWIKQDKRRMLHVVYRVGDLDKTIKFYAECLGMKLLRRRDIPEDGYSNAFLGYGPEESNFAVELTYNYGVEKYDIGTGFGHFGIAVEDVAKMVDLVKAKGGKVLREPGPIKDGGPIIALVEDPDGYNFEFLERSPTLEPFRHVMLRVGDLDQSINFYKKNTIAIMGYGPEDQNAVLELTYIYGVKSYDKGNGYGQIAVGTDDVYKTAETIRLYGGEIVLEPGPLPGINTKIMACVDPDGWKTVFVDNADFMKELE, encoded by the exons ATGGCTCTACAAATATTTTCCCCTAAAATTCAACAGCCATTGAagtccatttttccttcttctacTAATAATGGGTGCAGTGTATTTGTGCCTTGTGCCTACAATGCATCTCGCAGGCTTGCTTTATTTCAACTCACTACAG CCATCACTCAGTCACAGTTATTCAATGGAAAAGCACCTGAATCTCTTAATGCTGAAGGGAAAGTGATCGAAAGTGGAACGATTGCTGAACTGGCGCAGTCAAATATTGCCCTAAGTGATGAAAATGCATCAGAGTGGATCAAGCAAGACAAAAGAAGAATGCTTCATGTCGTTTACCGTGTTGGGGATTTGGACAAGACGATAAA GTTTTACGCAGAATGCTTGGGAATGAAGCTGTTAAGGAGGCGAGATATACCAGAGGATGGTTATTCAAATGCTTTTCTTGGTTATGGACCTGAAGAATCAAATTTCGCCGTTGAACTTACTTACA ACTATGGAGTTGAAAAGTATGACATTGGAACTGGTTTTGGTCATTTTGGAATTGCAGTTGAGGAT GTTGCTAAGATGGTAGACCTAGTAAAAGCAAAGGGAGGGAAGGTCCTCCGGGAACCTGGTCCAATCAAAGATGGAGGACCTATAATTGCCCTCGTGGAAGATCCTGACGGCTACAACTTTGAGTTTCTAGAGAGAAGTCCTACTCTTGAGCCTTTCCGTCACGTAATGCTCCGTGTAGGAGATCTTGACCAGTCCATTAATTTCTATAAGAAG AACACAATAGCCATCATGGGTTATGGACCTGAAGACCAAAATGCAGTTCTGGAATTAACATATATTTACGGTGTCAAAAGCTATGATAAAGGAAATGGTTATGGTCAG ATCGCAGTAGGAACAGATGATGTCTACAAGACTGCAGAAACTATAAGACTTTATGGAGGGGAAATTGTACTTGAACCTGGACCCTTGCCGGGTATCAACACCAAGATCATGGCATGCGTTGATCCTGATGGTTGGAAGACA GTTTTTGTTGATAATGCTGACTTTATGAAGGAATTAGAGTGA
- the LOC132031623 gene encoding uncharacterized protein LOC132031623 translates to MGMAITSYRIKNASDRNAAQLIISGFTGILKNWWDNYLTEDNRAHIINAAIIRNVLKVQGETQVVIEETTRRCLTTLISDIAKHFIGEPKLFRDRSLELLNNLKCPKLEDFRWYKDMFLEKVMIREDCSNDFWKERFISGLPSLFADKVRTKIKDRFNGRIPYENLTYGDIISYVNVTSLELCTDLKLKHYLKKDQQQSRKELGSFCQDFGFEKISAPSRSKDKKSTHSKPIHRKKKKRVDQSYKTKPRKRSPKQSLW, encoded by the coding sequence ATGGGAATGGCAATAACTTCCTATAGGATAAAAAATGCATCAGATAGGAATGCTGCCCAATTAATCATTTCTGGTTTCACAGGAATATTAAAAAATTGGTGGGATAATTATCTAACTGAAGATAATAGAGCTCACATAATAAATGCTGCAATCATAAGAAATGTGTTAAAAGTGCAGGGTGAAACCCAAGTAGTCATTGAAGAAACAACGAGAAGATGCTTGACAACACTAATTTCTGATATTGCTAAACACTTTATTGGAGAACCAAAACTTTTCCGAGATCGTAGTTTAGAACTATTAAACAATCTTAAGTGCCCTAAGTTAGAAGACTTTAGGTGGTATAAAGATATGTTTTTAGAAAAAGTTATGATAAGAGAAGACTGCAGTAATGATTTCTggaaagaaagatttattagTGGTCTACCTTCTTTGTTCGCCGATAAGGTTAGAACTAAAATCAAAGATAGGTTTAATGGAAGAATTCCTTATGAAAACCTAACTTATGGAGATATAATTAGTTATGTTAATGTGACAAGTCTTGAACTTTGCACAGATTTAAAACTAAAACATTATCTAAAGAAGGACCAACAACAGTCCAGGAAAGAGCTAGGAAGCTTTTGTCAAGACTTCGGTTTTGAAAAGATTTCAGCTCCATCCAGATCAAAAGATAAGAAATCTACACATTCTAAACCTATTCataggaagaaaaagaaaagagtagaTCAATCTTATAAAACAAAACCACGAAAGAGGTCACCAAAACAAAGTCTTTGGTGA
- the LOC132029731 gene encoding probable lactoylglutathione lyase, chloroplastic isoform X4 → MALQIFSPKIQQPLKSIFPSSTNNGCSVFVPCAYNASRRLALFQLTTAITQSQLFNGKAPESLNAEGKVIESGTIAELAQSNIALSDENASEWIKQDKRRMLHVVYRVGDLDKTIKFYAECLGMKLLRRRDIPEDGYSNAFLGYGPEESNFAVELTYNYGVEKYDIGTGFGHFGIAVEDVAKMVDLVKAKGGKVLREPGPIKDGGPIIALVEDPDGYNFEFLERSPTLEPFRHVMLRVGDLDQSINFYKKNTIAIMGYGPEDQNAVLELTYIYGVKSYDKGNGYGQTSENSIDISL, encoded by the exons ATGGCTCTACAAATATTTTCCCCTAAAATTCAACAGCCATTGAagtccatttttccttcttctacTAATAATGGGTGCAGTGTATTTGTGCCTTGTGCCTACAATGCATCTCGCAGGCTTGCTTTATTTCAACTCACTACAG CCATCACTCAGTCACAGTTATTCAATGGAAAAGCACCTGAATCTCTTAATGCTGAAGGGAAAGTGATCGAAAGTGGAACGATTGCTGAACTGGCGCAGTCAAATATTGCCCTAAGTGATGAAAATGCATCAGAGTGGATCAAGCAAGACAAAAGAAGAATGCTTCATGTCGTTTACCGTGTTGGGGATTTGGACAAGACGATAAA GTTTTACGCAGAATGCTTGGGAATGAAGCTGTTAAGGAGGCGAGATATACCAGAGGATGGTTATTCAAATGCTTTTCTTGGTTATGGACCTGAAGAATCAAATTTCGCCGTTGAACTTACTTACA ACTATGGAGTTGAAAAGTATGACATTGGAACTGGTTTTGGTCATTTTGGAATTGCAGTTGAGGAT GTTGCTAAGATGGTAGACCTAGTAAAAGCAAAGGGAGGGAAGGTCCTCCGGGAACCTGGTCCAATCAAAGATGGAGGACCTATAATTGCCCTCGTGGAAGATCCTGACGGCTACAACTTTGAGTTTCTAGAGAGAAGTCCTACTCTTGAGCCTTTCCGTCACGTAATGCTCCGTGTAGGAGATCTTGACCAGTCCATTAATTTCTATAAGAAG AACACAATAGCCATCATGGGTTATGGACCTGAAGACCAAAATGCAGTTCTGGAATTAACATATATTTACGGTGTCAAAAGCTATGATAAAGGAAATGGTTATGGTCAG ACTTCGGAAAATTCTATAGATATCAGCTTGTAA